The Catharus ustulatus isolate bCatUst1 chromosome 16, bCatUst1.pri.v2, whole genome shotgun sequence genome window below encodes:
- the NPRL3 gene encoding GATOR complex protein NPRL3 isoform X3, producing the protein MCGKKFELKIDNVRFVGHPTLLQHALGQVSKTDPSPKREMPTMILFNVVFALRANADPSVISCLHNLSRRIAIVLQHEERRCQYLTREAKLILAIQDEVSAMSETTEGPQSPFHHILPKCKLARDLKETYDSLCTTGVVRLHINNWLEVSFCLPHKIHYVATNFIPPEAIERSLKSIRPYHALLLLNDEKSLLNELPLDCSPALVRVIKTTSAVKNLQQLAQDADLALLQVFQLAAHLVYWGKAIIIYPLCENNVYMLSPNASVCLYSPLADAFSCQFRGHNLPSMLAKFSLPVSLSEFKNPLAPPVQETQLIQMVIWMLQHRLLIQLHTYVCLMVPPNEEEFRAQDEDMPFTARVGGRSLSTPNALSFGSPTSSDDMTLTSPSMDNSSAELIPGGDSPLNKRMTENLLASLLEHEREAILNVPAAQNPEDLRMFARLLHYFRGRHHLEEIMYNENMRRSQLLMLFDKFRSVLVVTSHEDPVISVFQSLLK; encoded by the exons ATGTGTGGCAAAAAGTTTGAATTGAAGATTGATAATGTTCGCTTTGTTGGCCATCCCACCTTGCTCCAGCATGCCCTCGGGCAG gtaTCCAAAACTGACCCCTCACCAAAGAGAGAGATGCCCACCATGATTCTGTTCAATGTGGTGTTTGCACTAAGG GCCAACGCAGACCCGTCTGTGATCAGCTGCCTGCACAACCTGTCGCGCAGGATCGCCATCGTCCTGCAGCACGAGGAGCGCCGCTGCCAGTACCTCACCCGCGAGGCCAAGCTCATCCTGGCCATCCAGGACGAGGTGTCTGCCATGTCAGAGA CCACAGAAGGGCCCCAGTCACCTTTTCATCACATCCTACCCAAGTGCAAACTGGCCAGAGATCTCAAAGAGACATATGACAG TCTCTGCACGACAGGGGTGGTTCGTTTGCACATCAACAACTGGCTGGAAGTGAGTTTCTGCCTTCCTCACAAAATCCACTATGTTGCCACCAACTTCATACCCCCAGAAGCAATCGAGAGGAGTCTGAAATCTATCAG GCCTTACCATGCCTTATTACTTTTAAATGATGAGAAGTCATTGCTTAATGAGCTCCCGTTGGactgctctcctgccctggtGAGAGTAATTAAAACTACCTCTGCTGTGAAGAATTTGCAGCAACTGGCTCAAGATGCTGACTTGGCATTGCTGCAG GTTTTCCAGCTTGCAGCACATCTTGTTTACTGGGGCAAAGCAATTATTATTTATCCTCTTTGTGAAAACAATGTCTACATGCTTTCTCCAAATGCCAGTGTCTGCCT TTACTCTCCCCTGGCAGATGCCTTCTCCTGTCAGTTCCGGGGTCACAACCTGCCCTCCATGCTGGCCAAGTTCtccctccccgtgtccctctccGAGTTCAAGAACCCGCTGGCACCGCCTGTGCAGGAG ACCCAGCTGATCCAGATGGTGATCTGGATGCTGCAGCACCGGCTCCTGATCCAGCTGCACACCTACGTGTGCCTGATGGTGCCCCCGAACGAGGAGGAGTTCCGAGCCCAGGATGAGGACATGCCCTTCACTGCCAGGGTTGGGGGACGAAGTCTGAGCACCCCCAATGCTCTCAGCTTTGGATCTCCAA CCAGCAGTGATGACATGACTCTGACAAGCCCTAGCATGGATAATTCCAGTGCTGAGTTGATACCTGGTGGGGACTCACCCCTAAATAAGAGGATGACAGAGAATCTCCTGGCAAGCCTGTTGGAACACGAGAGGGAAGCCATCCTGAACGTCCCAGCTGCCCAGAACCCAGAAGATCTCCGCATGTTTGCAAG GCTGCTGCACTACTTCCGAGGCCGGCACCACTTGGAGGAGATCATGTACAACGAGAACATGCGGCGCTCCCAGCTGCTGATGCTGTTTGACAAGTTCCGCAGCGTGCTGGTGGTCACCAGCCACGAAGACCCCGTCATCTCAGTGTTCCAGTCGCTCCTCAAGTGA
- the NPRL3 gene encoding GATOR complex protein NPRL3 isoform X4: MWQPFLQVSKTDPSPKREMPTMILFNVVFALRANADPSVISCLHNLSRRIAIVLQHEERRCQYLTREAKLILAIQDEVSAMSETTEGPQSPFHHILPKCKLARDLKETYDSLCTTGVVRLHINNWLEVSFCLPHKIHYVATNFIPPEAIERSLKSIRPYHALLLLNDEKSLLNELPLDCSPALVRVIKTTSAVKNLQQLAQDADLALLQVFQLAAHLVYWGKAIIIYPLCENNVYMLSPNASVCLYSPLADAFSCQFRGHNLPSMLAKFSLPVSLSEFKNPLAPPVQETQLIQMVIWMLQHRLLIQLHTYVCLMVPPNEEEFRAQDEDMPFTARVGGRSLSTPNALSFGSPTSSDDMTLTSPSMDNSSAELIPGGDSPLNKRMTENLLASLLEHEREAILNVPAAQNPEDLRMFARLLHYFRGRHHLEEIMYNENMRRSQLLMLFDKFRSVLVVTSHEDPVISVFQSLLK, encoded by the exons ATGTGGCAGCCATTTCTACAG gtaTCCAAAACTGACCCCTCACCAAAGAGAGAGATGCCCACCATGATTCTGTTCAATGTGGTGTTTGCACTAAGG GCCAACGCAGACCCGTCTGTGATCAGCTGCCTGCACAACCTGTCGCGCAGGATCGCCATCGTCCTGCAGCACGAGGAGCGCCGCTGCCAGTACCTCACCCGCGAGGCCAAGCTCATCCTGGCCATCCAGGACGAGGTGTCTGCCATGTCAGAGA CCACAGAAGGGCCCCAGTCACCTTTTCATCACATCCTACCCAAGTGCAAACTGGCCAGAGATCTCAAAGAGACATATGACAG TCTCTGCACGACAGGGGTGGTTCGTTTGCACATCAACAACTGGCTGGAAGTGAGTTTCTGCCTTCCTCACAAAATCCACTATGTTGCCACCAACTTCATACCCCCAGAAGCAATCGAGAGGAGTCTGAAATCTATCAG GCCTTACCATGCCTTATTACTTTTAAATGATGAGAAGTCATTGCTTAATGAGCTCCCGTTGGactgctctcctgccctggtGAGAGTAATTAAAACTACCTCTGCTGTGAAGAATTTGCAGCAACTGGCTCAAGATGCTGACTTGGCATTGCTGCAG GTTTTCCAGCTTGCAGCACATCTTGTTTACTGGGGCAAAGCAATTATTATTTATCCTCTTTGTGAAAACAATGTCTACATGCTTTCTCCAAATGCCAGTGTCTGCCT TTACTCTCCCCTGGCAGATGCCTTCTCCTGTCAGTTCCGGGGTCACAACCTGCCCTCCATGCTGGCCAAGTTCtccctccccgtgtccctctccGAGTTCAAGAACCCGCTGGCACCGCCTGTGCAGGAG ACCCAGCTGATCCAGATGGTGATCTGGATGCTGCAGCACCGGCTCCTGATCCAGCTGCACACCTACGTGTGCCTGATGGTGCCCCCGAACGAGGAGGAGTTCCGAGCCCAGGATGAGGACATGCCCTTCACTGCCAGGGTTGGGGGACGAAGTCTGAGCACCCCCAATGCTCTCAGCTTTGGATCTCCAA CCAGCAGTGATGACATGACTCTGACAAGCCCTAGCATGGATAATTCCAGTGCTGAGTTGATACCTGGTGGGGACTCACCCCTAAATAAGAGGATGACAGAGAATCTCCTGGCAAGCCTGTTGGAACACGAGAGGGAAGCCATCCTGAACGTCCCAGCTGCCCAGAACCCAGAAGATCTCCGCATGTTTGCAAG GCTGCTGCACTACTTCCGAGGCCGGCACCACTTGGAGGAGATCATGTACAACGAGAACATGCGGCGCTCCCAGCTGCTGATGCTGTTTGACAAGTTCCGCAGCGTGCTGGTGGTCACCAGCCACGAAGACCCCGTCATCTCAGTGTTCCAGTCGCTCCTCAAGTGA